From a single Kitasatospora sp. NBC_00458 genomic region:
- a CDS encoding dihydrodipicolinate synthase family protein has translation MAGPTLEGIIAYPVTPFAPGDGGVDTDALAALVDRLIASGVHAVAPLGSTGESAYLDDQEWYTTAEAALAAVAGRVPSVVGVADLTTRNAIRRARFAEQAGADAVMVLPVSYWKLDEREVTRHFTAVAEAVSVPVMIYNNPATSGIDLSPELMVSLVERVENITMVKESSGDVQRMHRLSQLTDGALPFYNGSNPLALEAFAAGAAGWCTAAPCLIPGPVLELHRAVRAGELDTAREVFYRQLPVLEFILRGGLPTTVKAGLALSGLDVGTPRPPLLPLDEERTGRLAELLAAVG, from the coding sequence ATGGCCGGTCCCACCCTGGAAGGGATCATCGCGTACCCGGTGACCCCGTTCGCCCCCGGTGACGGCGGCGTGGACACCGACGCGCTCGCCGCCCTGGTCGACCGGCTGATCGCCTCCGGAGTCCACGCGGTGGCACCGCTCGGCTCGACCGGCGAGAGCGCCTACCTGGACGACCAGGAGTGGTACACCACCGCCGAGGCCGCGCTCGCGGCCGTCGCCGGACGGGTGCCCTCGGTGGTCGGCGTCGCGGACCTCACCACCCGCAACGCGATCCGGCGCGCCCGGTTCGCCGAACAGGCGGGCGCGGACGCGGTGATGGTGCTCCCGGTCTCGTACTGGAAGCTGGACGAGCGCGAGGTGACCCGCCACTTCACGGCGGTGGCCGAGGCGGTCTCCGTCCCGGTGATGATCTACAACAACCCCGCCACCAGCGGGATCGACCTCTCCCCCGAGCTGATGGTCTCCCTCGTCGAGCGGGTGGAGAACATCACCATGGTCAAGGAGAGCAGCGGAGACGTGCAGCGGATGCACCGGCTCTCCCAGCTCACCGACGGCGCGCTGCCCTTCTACAACGGGAGCAACCCGCTGGCGCTGGAGGCGTTCGCCGCCGGAGCGGCCGGCTGGTGCACCGCCGCGCCGTGCCTGATCCCCGGGCCGGTGCTGGAACTCCACCGGGCGGTCCGGGCGGGCGAGCTGGACACGGCCCGCGAGGTGTTCTACCGCCAGTTGCCGGTGCTGGAGTTCATCCTGCGCGGCGGCCTGCCCACCACGGTCAAGGCCGGGCTGGCCCTGAGCGGGCTCGACGTCGGGACGCCGAGGCCGCCGCTGCTGCCGCTGGACGAGGAGCGGACCGGCCGGCTGGCCGAGCTGCTCGCGGCGGTGGGCTGA
- a CDS encoding helix-turn-helix domain-containing protein, whose product MSSRVRVLRKQNRLSLEALAAQVGVTKSYLSKVERGLSDPSISTALKLAHALDVDVSRLFSDEVEPELVTVVRAGERTPMAGGAGAGGPHYEGIATGLTGKQMVPFMMHPPTDPGDSPFKSHAGEEFLFVHAGTVELEFPERTVQLEPGDSVYFNSALPHRCRSTGAGPAAVLVVIHDDPAGPADRVPVLP is encoded by the coding sequence ATGAGCAGCCGGGTGAGGGTGCTGAGGAAGCAGAACCGGCTCAGCCTGGAGGCACTGGCGGCGCAGGTCGGTGTGACCAAGAGCTACCTGTCCAAGGTGGAGCGCGGGCTCAGCGACCCGTCGATCTCCACCGCGCTCAAGCTCGCGCACGCGCTGGACGTGGACGTCAGCCGGCTGTTCTCGGACGAGGTGGAGCCCGAGCTGGTGACCGTGGTGCGGGCCGGTGAGCGGACGCCGATGGCCGGCGGGGCCGGTGCGGGCGGGCCGCACTACGAGGGCATCGCGACCGGGCTGACCGGCAAGCAGATGGTGCCGTTCATGATGCACCCGCCGACCGACCCGGGCGATTCGCCGTTCAAGTCCCACGCGGGCGAGGAGTTCCTCTTCGTCCACGCGGGGACGGTCGAGCTGGAGTTCCCGGAGCGGACGGTGCAGCTGGAGCCCGGCGACAGCGTCTACTTCAACTCGGCGCTGCCGCACCGCTGCCGCTCGACGGGCGCCGGGCCGGCCGCGGTCCTCGTGGTGATCCACGACGACCCGGCCGGCCCGGCGGACCGCGTCCCGGTCCTGCCCTGA